Genomic window (Pseudomonas xantholysinigenes):
CGGCTGCGCGGTGATCGACCTGTCCGGCGCGCTGGACGGTGCTACCGCGCTGGTCCCGGAAGCCAATGGCAAGCGCATCACCGAACTGCCGCAGCCCGCGCTGATCACCAGCCCAAGCGCCGGCGCGGTGGCCTTGGCGGTGGCGCTGGCACCGCTCAAGGGCCTGCTCGACATCGAGCGTGTGCAGGTCAATGCCTGCCTGGCTGTTTCAGAGCAGGGCAGGGAAGCCGTCAGCGAACTCGCCCGCCAGACCGCCGAACTGCTCAACGCGCGTCCCCTGGAGCCACGCTTCTTCGACCGCCAGGTCGCGTTCAACCTGCTGCCCCAGGTCGGCACGCCCGACGAGCAGGGCCATACGGCGGTAGAGCGCCGGCTGGTCGGCGAACTGCGTCAGTTGCTCGACCTGCCACAGTTGAAGATTTCCGTGACCTGCATTCAAGTCCCGGTGTTTTTCGGCGATAGCTTCAGTGTGGCGGTGCAGAGCCGTCGCCCGGTCGACCTGGCGGCG
Coding sequences:
- a CDS encoding aspartate-semialdehyde dehydrogenase yields the protein MTPTALDIAVVGATGTVGESLVQILEELAFPVATLHLLASMESAGSSVMFAGKKLKVREVDSFDFAQVKLVFFAAGPAVTRSFAPKASAAGCAVIDLSGALDGATALVPEANGKRITELPQPALITSPSAGAVALAVALAPLKGLLDIERVQVNACLAVSEQGREAVSELARQTAELLNARPLEPRFFDRQVAFNLLPQVGTPDEQGHTAVERRLVGELRQLLDLPQLKISVTCIQVPVFFGDSFSVAVQSRRPVDLAAVNAALDAADSIELVEPGDYPTPVGDAVGQDVVYVGRVRHGVDEDQQLNLWLTTDNVRKGAALNAVQTAQLLIKHMA